The following are from one region of the Nicotiana tomentosiformis chromosome 7, ASM39032v3, whole genome shotgun sequence genome:
- the LOC104094785 gene encoding ankyrin repeat-containing protein At5g02620-like: MASSVGQQKLSGKKMTKQLTGKRGDTEFHSVVRGGNLELALEIINGCVEGELVELMSKQNQSAETALYVAAEYGHVELVKEMSKYYDIGSASIKARNGYDAFHVAAKQGDFEMVKVILEVFPQLSVTFDQSNSTALHTAAAQGHINVVNFLLETNSSLATIPKNNGKTALHSSARNGHVAVVKALLSKEEGILNWRDKKGQTAFHMAVKGQSVDVVNELIQSDPSLATIIDGKGNTALHIATRKGRVEIVQALVKDKRMKWDVINKSGETALDIAEKGRQSEIATILKEHGILSAKNMKLVLPTRSAKELKQTVSDIKHDVHNQLEHTFQTQKRVKNIAKRLNKMHLEGLNNAINSTTVVAVLIATVAFAAIFNLPGQYVDNREHIPPGYLLGEGNIAPQLPFAIFFIFDSLALFISLAVVVVQTSIVVVERRAKKQMMSIINKLMWLACAFVSVAFLALSYIVVGKEERWMATAVTFMGTFIMVTTLGTLCYWVVMHRIESSNLRSLRKSARSSKSLSRSISIMSESEIADDEYKKLYAI; the protein is encoded by the exons ATGGCATCTTCTGTTGGGCAgcaaaaactttctggaaaaaagATGACAAAACAGTTAACAGGGAAAAGAGGAGACACTGAATTTCATTCAGTGGTAAGAGGTGGGAATCTTGAATTGGCTTTGGAGATAATCAATGGCTGTGTAGAAGGAGAATTGGTAGAATTAATGTCTAAGCAGAATCAGTCTGCTGAAACTGCTCTTTATGTTGCTGCTGAATATGGTCATGTGGAGTTAGTGAAGGAGATGAGTAAGTATTATGATATTGGATCAGCTAGTATCAAGGCAAGAAATGGTTATGATGCATTTCATGTTGCTGCTAAACAGGGTGATTTTG AAATGGTGAAGGTAATATTGGAAGTTTTTCCTCAGCTTTCAGTTACATTTGATCAGTCAAATTCCACAGCACTTCACACTGCAGCTGCACAAGGCCATATTAATGTGGTCAATTTCCTTTTGGAGACTAATAGCAGTTTAGCCACAATACCAAAGAACAATGGGAAAACAGCACTTCATTCTTCAGCAAGAAATGGTCATGTTGCAGTTGTAAAGGCACTTTTAAGCAAAGAAGAAGGGATCTTAAATTggagagataaaaagggccaaactGCTTTTCATATGGCAGTTAAAGGCCAAAGTGTTGATGTTGTTAATGAGCTTATTCAATCAGATCCTTCTTTGGCTACAATTATTGATGGAAAGGGTAATACTGCTCTGCATATTGCAACACGAAAAGGCCGCGTAGAG ATTGTTCAAGCATTGGTAAAGGACAAGCGGATGAAGTGGGACGTCATCAATAAATCTGGTGAGACTGCTCTTGACATTGCTGAGAAAGGAAGGCAATCAGAGATAGCAACAATTCTAAAGGAACATGGTATTCTAAGTGCAAAGAACATGAAGCTAGTATTACCAACGCGTTCAGCCAAAGAACTGAAACAAACCGTTAGTGACATAAAACATGATGTTCACAATCAGCTTGAGCACACTTTTCAAACACAAAAGAGAGTGAAAAACATAGCGAAACGTCTGAACAAAATGCACTTGGAAGGGCTCAATAATGCAATAAATTCCACCACAGTCGTCGCAGTTCTTATTGCCACTGTTGCTTTTGCTGCCATATTTAATCTACCAGGCCAATATGTTGATAACCGTGAGCATATTCCTCCTGGATACTTATTAGGAGAAGGAAATATTGCTCCTCAACTCCCTTTTGCAATTTTCTTCATATTCGACTCTCTTGCACTCTTCATATCATTAGCTGTTGTGGTGGTTCAAACATCAATCGTAGTCGTTGAAAGAAGAGCCAAGAAGCAAATGATGTCGATTATCAACAAGCTAATGTGGTTGGCTTGTGCATTTGTGTCTGTAGCCTTTCTTGCACTGTCTTATATTGTTGTAGGTAAAGAAGAGAGATGGATGGCAACTGCAGTAACTTTTATGGGAACTTTTATCATGGTTACAACACTAGGGACACTGTGTTATTGGGTAGTTATGCACCGGATTGAGTCTTCAAATTTGAGAAGTTTGCGCAAGTCAGCTCGGAGTAGCAAGTCCTTGTCACGGTCCATATCGATTATGTCAGAATCTGAGATCGCGGATGATGAGTATAAGAAACTCTATGCTATTTAG
- the LOC104094784 gene encoding probable membrane-associated kinase regulator 4 translates to MATNPPSSSSSKIKNADEEDYIDIEVSSCTSSSPQSREFEFQMSSISIDKEITTTSPADELFYRGKLLPLHLPPRLEMVQKLLHTSKLETFQEEERFSINSKNLINAYNKPFWSYSSPDPKNNGSLTHRITSSTAPCTNTSTPFESCNISPSESCRVSCELNPDEYFFQWSTEFSNFMNDHPKKTWSKKLKLVKQSLISQKIKASKAYLNLKSLFNKSACSDETDQQVFSTKDCENKYIKVSKKTPFGHIGKCTQPTLASVIRNIEKEGVEDNVNSHRKSFSAVIKRHSPTKCLSSSSSNGSSSSSSSLSSFSLNSNGFYELNLLKRSSSANTEIEGSIEAAIAHCKKSQELCNPKRRLIEAGINSMSISKIAATEIQERPDLCRF, encoded by the coding sequence ATGGCCACAAATCCTccttcatcttcatcatctaaAATCAAGAATGCAGATGAAGAAGACTACATAGATATAGAAGTAAGTTCTTGTACAAGTTCTTCTCCACAAAGTAGAGAATTTGAGTTTCAAATGTCTTCTATTTCCATTGACAAAGAAATTACCACAACTTCACCGGCTGATGAACTTTTCTATAGAGGCAAACTCCTCCCTCTTCATCTCCCTCCAAGGTTAGAAATGGTCCAAAAACTTCTTCACACCTCAAAGTTAGAAACTTTTCAAGAAGAAGAAAGATTTAGCATTAATTCCAAGAATTTAATTAATGCGTACAATAAACCCTTCTGGTCCTACTCTTCCCCGGACCCCAAGAATAACGGGAGCTTAACGCACCGGATTACTAGTTCTACTGCACCTTGTACTAATACTAGTACCCCATTTGAGTCGTGCAATATTTCCCCCTCAGAATCTTGTAGAGTGAGTTGTGAACTTAATCCAGATGAGTATTTTTTTCAATGGTCAACTGAATTCAGTAATTTTATGAATGACCATCCAAAGAAAACTTGGTCCAAGAAACTTAAGTTAGTTAAACAATCATTAATTAGTCAAAAGATTAAGGCTTCAAAAGCATATCTTAATCTTAAGTCTTTGTTTAACAAGTCTGCTTGTTCAGATGAGACTGATCAACAAGTTTTTAGTACTAAAGATTGTGAAAATAAGTATATTAAAGTATCTAAGAAAACCCCATTTGGCCATATTGGAAAATGTACACAACCAACATTAGCTAGTGTGATAAGAAATATTGAGAAAGAAGGGGTTGAAGATAATGTGAATAGTCATAGGAAGTCATTTTCAGCAGTAATTAAAAGACATTCTCCGACTAAATGTTTGTCTTCCTCTTCATCTAatggttcttcttcttcttcatcatctttATCATCTTTTTCATTGAATTCTAATGGTTTTTATGAGTTGAATTTGCTTAAGAGAAGTAGTAGTGCAAATACTGAGATTGAGGGTTCAATTGAAGCTGCTATTGCTCATTGTAAGAAGTCTCAAGAGCTTTGTAATCCAAAGAGGAGATTGATTGAAGCAGGGATTAATTCAATGTCAATTTCAAAGATTGCAGCTACTGAGATTCAAGAAAGACCAGATCTTTGCAGATTTTGA